One window of the Triticum dicoccoides isolate Atlit2015 ecotype Zavitan chromosome 3B, WEW_v2.0, whole genome shotgun sequence genome contains the following:
- the LOC119281486 gene encoding uncharacterized protein LOC119281486, giving the protein MRRDAAVAPAAVVTSPQIAAGGAETGNAGPVVIDIDSAPATAAIDIDLNAGGATRGVACRICHLSPEGGDGPAAAPGSEVIRLGCCCKEELGHAHRQCAEAWFRIKGDRRCEICGSEAKNITGVEVKKFMEEWHGRRMATTGAMVERESTCWRRQPFCNFLLACLLIAFMLPWFFRVNIL; this is encoded by the exons ATGCGGCGAGACGCGGCCGTCGCGCCCGCGGCGGTCGTGACCTCGCCGCAGATAGCGGCCGGCGGGGCGGAAACGGGGAATGCCGGGCCGGTGGTCATCGACATTGACTCGGCGCCAGCGACGGCGGCCATCGACATCGACCTCAACGCGGGGGGCGCGACCCGCGGCGTGGCGTGCCGGATCTGCCACCTCAGTCCCGAGGGCGGCGACGGGCCCGCGGCGGCGCCTGGGTCGGAGGTGATCCGGCTCGGCTGCTGCTGCAAGGAGGAGCTCGGCCACGCGCACCGACAATGCGCCGAGGCGTGGTTCCGGATCAAGGGCGATAG GCGCTGTGAAATTTGTGGTTCAGAGGCCAAAAACATTACTGGCGTGGAAGTGAAAAAATTCATGGAGGAATGGCATGGGCGAAGAATGGCAACTACCGGGGCTATGGTAGAGAGGGAAAGCACTTGCTGGAGGCGGCAGCCATTTTGCAACTTCTTGCTAGCTTGCTTACTGATTGCTTTCATGCTTCCCTGGTTTTTCCGTGTAAATATATTGTGA